The genomic stretch AGCGATGCCTTTGGAACAACCGACGAACAGATGATTATCAGCATGAACAAAGGAGCCGCCCCCCTGTTTGCATACCGGCGCGGCAATCCGCTTCAGCCCGCCGCGGCGCCGGCGGCGGACAAATTTATAAGGGACACGGACGTAACCTGGAACGATCTCGGCCTCTTGTTCCTCTGGCGGACGGACGGGCGGACTTTGCGCTCGGAAAACCTGCGGGGCCGCGATTGTTATGTGATTGAATTCCCCGGCCAGACCGACCCGGCCGCCGCAAATCATGAATCGCGAATTGCAAATTCCAAGGTGATCTGGATTGATGCGCAGTTATTGATGCTCATTCAGATGGAGGATATTGACCGCGACGGCAAACTGCAAAGGCGGATGGCCGTCAAAAACATCAAGAAAATATCGGAACGTTGGATGATAAAAAACATGGAAATCCGCAGCTATCCCTCCCTGCACCACACCCTCATCAGGATTGACGAACTGTCGTCTGCGGTTCAAAACCAGCCGCCCGCCGCAAACTGAACCC from Kiritimatiellia bacterium encodes the following:
- a CDS encoding outer membrane lipoprotein-sorting protein, whose protein sequence is MISAIRIPPCFPLPVTRRALRVSRFTLLVLLWAALIGARPIPARAGDRAGALENGRPALTEKPAGQSPETDPAERTAPLPPAAEILAQARANLPREELFIKGQILSGGRIGKLERAGYIEITLKFTEDSAKALYKISDAFGTTDEQMIISMNKGAAPLFAYRRGNPLQPAAAPAADKFIRDTDVTWNDLGLLFLWRTDGRTLRSENLRGRDCYVIEFPGQTDPAAANHESRIANSKVIWIDAQLLMLIQMEDIDRDGKLQRRMAVKNIKKISERWMIKNMEIRSYPSLHHTLIRIDELSSAVQNQPPAAN